A stretch of the Ananas comosus cultivar F153 linkage group 14, ASM154086v1, whole genome shotgun sequence genome encodes the following:
- the LOC109720415 gene encoding receptor-like protein 12 has protein sequence MSFCHRSLFLPLFFLLSSVSSSIGSAALTVRCLLTEGSILLQLKRELSNSNLVSWQYGTDCCFWEGVACDPVSARVTSLNLSSRGISGKIVSTSALFNLTSLHYLNLAWNQFDPITLPASGFERLNNLTHLNLSNAGFIGQVPIGITHLTNLISLDLSVSYFTPDTSDRLILHDPSLRTLIGNLSNLRELYLDGSFISSEGSDWCRALSVSVPLLQVLSLSGCSLSGRIDPSLARLSSLTTINLRHNNFSSTVPEFFANFSSLSSLQLASCGLEGLFPQEVFQLKNLTLLDISDNPMLFGNLPDFYFDNSLKILMLGSTRFSGAIPNSIGYLKSLTVLSLFGCNFSGPIPSAIFTLTQLRYLDLLSNNFIGMVELSSFWSLRNLLQLSLSNNKLTVIDGEYNYSSTSSPPITHLFLASCNLTKFPTALMYLPNLLELDLQCNQIHGAIPLWIWEIAGNHLLSLKLAHNRLTNVEKSLSVLPSSLIALDLSHNMLDGPVPLPQAGSFFLDYSNNRFSSIPQDISSYINSTVILQLSRNHLIGNIPTSICEAGSLKVLDLSYNRFTGLIPSCLMEGGNILSVLNLRGNRLLRGTTLPNNISRECSLQTLILNGNGVEGPLPKSLANCGMLELLDLGNNRIVDSFPFWLGNLSMLRVLILSSNQFYGSVELPLQGKMSDYHFPSLRILDLSSNIFTGNMSWSLFKNLTAMTVTSSADMEVLEFNSSILRVLRDVVSYPTFLLDSYYFSGMIVSFYSYLGTVSVVEKGQDITLEKILTAFTMIDLSNNQFHGAIPEVIGNLHSLRALNMSHNAFTGGIPSGFGGLAQLESLDLSSNQLSGEIPESLSSLTFLASLNLSYNSLVGRIPQGNQFTTFANSSFEGNVGLCGRPLSKQCNSDSSSASAAPVSPSSMSKHRAWKHRAAMILLFLFVGLGLGVGFASVIVFQVVCRAARIWLNKLLIRR, from the coding sequence ATGAGTTTTTGTCACCGTTCGCTCTTTCTCCCTTTGTTCTTTCTCCTGTCCTCTGTTTCGTCGTCTATCGGCAGCGCTGCCTTAACTGTGCGATGCCTTCTGACTGAGGGCTCTATTCTTTTACAATTGAAGCGAGAGCTCTCTAATTCCAACCTCGTATCTTGGCAATATGGAACCGATTGTTGCTTCTGGGAGGGTGTCGCCTGTGACCCCGTGTCAGCTCGGGTCACCTCCCTCAACCTTAGTAGCCGTGGAATTTCCGGTAAGATTGTCTCCACATCTGCTCTCTTCAACCTTACCTCCCTTCACTATCTCAACCTTGCCTGGAACCAATTCGATCCAATTACCCTCCCCGCTTCTGGGTTCGAGAGGCTCAATAACCTTACCCACCTGAACCTCTCCAACGCTGGTTTCATTGGTCAGGTTCCTATTGGGATCACTCACCTGACAAATTTGATCTCGCTTGATCTTTCCGTCAGTTATTTTACTCCGGACACAAGCGATCGATTGATACTTCATGACCCAAGTCTTAGAACTTTGATTGGAAATCTCAGCAATCTGAGGGAGCTCTACCTCGACGGTAGTTTCATATCAAGCGAAGGATCTGACTGGTGTCGTGCTTTGTCTGTGTCGGTCCCTCTACTTCAAGTTCTTAGCTTGTCAGGTTGCTCCCTCTCTGGCCGTATTGATCCGTCGCTCGCACGCCTTTCCTCTCTAACTACTATCAACCTCCGACATAACAACTTCTCTTCCACTGTGCCTGAATTCTTCGCCAATTTCTCCTCTCTTAGTAGTCTTCAACTCGCTTCATGTGGTCTTGAAGGTTTGTTTCCACAAGAAGTTTTCCAGCTCAAGAATTTGACTCTTCTCGACATATCCGACAACCCAATGCTTTTTGGAAATTTACCGGATTTCTACTTTGATAACTCTCTCAAGATCTTGATGCTCGGCAGCACCCGTTTTTCTGGTGCCATACCGAACTCAATTGGTTATCTCAAGTCCTTGACGGTACTGAGCCTTTTCGGTTGTAACTTTTCGGGGCCAATACCCTCTGCAATATTCACTCTTACACAATTGCGTTATTTAGATCTTTTGTCCAACAATTTTATCGGTATGGTGGAACTTAGCTCATTTTGGAGCTTAAGGAATCTCTTGCAATTGTCTCTCTCAAATAACAAATTGACGGTGATTGATGGAGAATATAACTATTCCTCCACGTCCTCCCCTCCGATCACCCATTTGTTCTTGGCGTCTTGCAATCTGACTAAGTTCCCAACTGCCCTGATGTATCTACCTAATTTGCTTGAGCTTGATCTCCAATGCAACCAGATTCATGGCGCCATACCACTGTGGATATGGGAGATTGCGGGGAACCATCTTTTGTCCTTGAAGCTAGCACACAACAGGCTTACCAATGTAGAGAAGTCGCTCTCCGTTCTCCCATCTAGTCTAATAGCTCTTGACCTTAGTCATAATATGCTTGACGGACCGGTTCCACTTCCCCAAGCAGGATCTTTTTTTCTCGATTACTCTAACAACCGATTCTCATCCATACCGCAGGACATCTCTTCATATATTAACTCCACTGTCATCTTACAGCTATCTCGAAATCATCTAATTGGAAATATTCCAACTTCGATTTGTGAGGCTGGCTCTCTCAAAGTCCTTGATCTTTCTTACAACAGGTTTACTGGTCTGATCCCCTCATGCCTGATGGAAGGCGGCAACATCTTGAGTGTGTTGAATCTAAGAGGGAACAGATTGCTCCGTGGGACGACATTGCCTAATAATATTAGCCGCGAGTGTTCTCTTCAGACGCTAATTTTGAACGGCAATGGGGTTGAAGGGCCGCTACCAAAGTCTTTGGCCAACTGCGGTATGCTCGAGCTGTTGGACTTGGGGAACAATCGGATAGTCGACAGTTTCCCATTTTGGTTGGGGAATCTCTCTATGCTCCGAGTCCTTATCCTTAGCTCCAACCAATTCTATGGCTCTGTTGAACTTCCTCTGCAAGGTAAAATGAGTGACTACCATTTCCCAAGCCTAAGAATTCTCGACCTCTCCTCAAACATTTTCACCGGTAACATGTCGTGGAGCCTTTTCAAGAATCTTACAGCCATGACGGTCACTAGCTCTGCGGACATGGAAGTTTTGGAATTCAATAGTTCGATTCTTCGGGTATTACGTGATGTTGTTAGTTATCCGACATTTCTGCTTGACTCTTATTATTTTAGTGGTATGATAGTTTCGTTTTATTCTTATCTTGGTACGGTATCGGTGGTTGAGAAAGGGCAGGACATTACACTTGAAAAGATCTTGACAGCATTCACTATGATCGACCTCTCGAACAACCAATTCCACGGTGCAATCCCCGAGGTGATCGGGAACCTCCACTCGTTGCGAGCGCTAAACATGTCGCACAACGCCTTCACCGGAGGAATTCCTTCTGGATTTGGGGGCTTGGCGCAGCTGGAGTCTTTGGACCTTTCTTCCAACCAACTCTCGGGGGAGATTCCGGAGAGCTTGAGCTCCTTGACCTTCCTCGCCTCGCTGAATCTCTCGTACAACTCTCTCGTGGGGAGGATACCGCAAGGCAATCAATTCACGACTTTTGCGAATAGCTCATTTGAAGGGAACGTGGGATTGTGCGGACGCCCCCTATCGAAACAATGCAATAGTGATTCGAGTTCGGCATCTGCTGCGCCAGTTTCACCTTCTTCGATGTCCAAACACAGGGCTTGGAAACACAGAGCTGCGATGATCTTATTGTTCCTCTTCGTCGGATTAGGGTTGGGGGTCGGTTTTGCATCGGTGATTGTGTTTCAAGTGGTTTGTAGAGCTGCAAGAATATGGCTAAACAAGCTTTTAATCAGGCGTTAG
- the LOC109720083 gene encoding receptor-like protein 12 — MARALMVEDDYETEEIKQAAADVLYHYSQVVMVCSGEGVRPTDLRLHLMKVSTSLLNVELMYEWDFVRELSRMLSSLKKKPFLASLSPNSIGASSSGSESATLIVPCLPTEGSILLQLKRELSNSNLVSWQHGTDCCRWEGVACDPVSARVTFLDLSSRGISGKIVSTSALFNLTSLHYLNLAWNQFDPITLPASGFERLSNLTHLNLSNAGFIGQVPIGIAHLTNLISLDLSISYFTPDTSDQLILHDPSLRTLIGNLSNMRELYLDGSFISSVGSDWCRALSVSVPLLQVLSLPGCSLSGPIDPSLTRLSSLTTIDLRYNNFSSAVPESFANFSSLSSLQLASCGLEGLFPQEVFQLKNLTLLDVSNNPMLFGNLPNFHLHNSLEILMLGGTRFSGAIPNSIGRLKSLTTLNVSGCSFWGPVPSPIFTLTQLHYLDLSSNNFNGTVELGSFWSLRNLSHLSLSNNKLTVIDGEYNYSSASSPQISSLYLASCNLTKFPAALMYLPNLTDLDLSSNQIHGAIPLWIWEIGQNNLTRLILSHNMLTNVERSLSILPLPYIEILDLSYNMLDGPVPLPQGRYQVVLDYSNNRFSSVPLNISSYLRSTFFLQLSRNHLIGNIPTSICEALFLEVLDLSYNRFTGLIPSCLIEGNGLLRVLNLRGNRLLRGTTLPNNISRECPLRTLILNSNGIEGPLPKSLANCSMLEVLDLGNNRIVDRFPFWLGNLSMLQVLILGSNKFYGSVELPPQVVVIDKGQDVTLAKILTAFTMIDLSSNQFHGAIPEVIGNLRSLRGLNMSHNAFTGGIPSGFGGLAQLESLDLSSNRLSGEIPESLTSLTFLELLNLSYNSLVGRIPQGNQFFAFPNSSFEGNVGLCGRPLSKQCNTDSSSTSPAPVSPSSTSKHRAWKHRVETILLFLFVGLGFGVGFASVIVFQVVCRAGRIWLNKLFIRR, encoded by the exons GTATCTACATCCTTGCTTAATGTGGAATTGATGTATGAATGGGATTTTGTGCGGGAACTTTCGAGAATGCTTTCATCTTTGAAGAAAAAACCTTTTCTTGCATCTCTTTCTCCCAATTCCATAGGTGCATCATCCTCAGGCAGCGAAAG CGCTACCTTAATTGTGCCATGCCTTCCGACTGAGGGCTCTATTCTTTTACAATTGAAGCGAGAGCTCTCTAATTCCAACCTCGTATCTTGGCAACACGGAACCGATTGTTGCCGTTGGGAGGGTGTAGCCTGTGACCCTGTGTCAGCTCGGGTCACCTTCCTCGACCTTAGTAGCCGTGGAATTTCTGGTAAGATCGTCTCCACATCTGCTCTCTTCAACCTTACCTCCCTTCACTATCTCAACCTTGCCTGGAACCAATTCGATCCAATTACCCTCCCCGCTTCTGGGTTCGAGAGGCTCAGTAACCTTACCCACCTGAACCTCTCCAACGCTGGTTTCATTGGTCAGGTTCCTATTGGGATCGCTCACCTGACAAATTTGATCTCGCTTGATCTCTCCATCAGTTATTTTACTCCGGACACAAGCGATCAATTGATACTTCATGACCCAAGTCTTAGAACTTTGATTGGAAATCTCAGCAATATGAGGGAGCTCTACCTCGACGGTAGTTTCATATCAAGCGTAGGATCTGATTGGTGTCGTGCTCTATCTGTGTCGGTCCCTCTACTTCAAGTTCTTAGCTTGCCAGGTTGCTCCCTCTCTGGCCCAATTGATCCCTCGCTCACGCGGCTTTCCTCTCTAACTACTATCGACCTCCGATATAACAACTTCTCTTCTGCTGTGCCCGAATCCTTCGCCAATTTCTCCTCTCTGAGTAGTCTTCAGCTTGCATCATGTGGTCTTGAAGGTTTGTTTCCACAAGAAGTTTTCCAGCTTAAGAATTTGACTCTTCTCGATGTATCCAACAACCCAATGCTTTTTGGAAATTTACCGAATTTCCACCTTCATAACTCTCTCGAGATCTTGATGCTCGGCGGCACCCGTTTTTCTGGTGCCATACCAAACTCGATTGGTCGTCTCAAGTCCTTGACGACATTGAACGTTTCGGGTTGTAGCTTTTGGGGGCCAGTACCCTCTCCGATATTCACCCTTACACAATTGCATTATTTAGATCTTTCGTCCAACAATTTTAACGGTACGGTAGAACTTGGCTCATTTTGGAGCTTAAGGAATCTCTCGCATTTGTCTCTCTCAAATAACAAATTGACGGTGATTGATGGAGAATATAACTATTCCTCCGCGTCCTCCCCTCAGATTTCCAGTTTGTACTTGGCATCTTGTAATCTGACCAAGTTCCCTGCTGCCCTGATGTATCTACCTAATTTGACTGACCTTGATCTCTCAAGCAACCAGATTCATGGCGCCATACCATTGTGGATATGGGAGATTGGGCAGAACAATCTCACTCGCTTGATTCTATCGCACAACATGCTTACCAATGTCGAGAGGTCTCTCTCCATTCTGCCTTTACCTTATATTGAAATTCTCGACCTCAGTTATAACATGCTTGACGGGCCTGTTCCGCTTCCCCAAGGAAGATATCAAGTTGTTCTCGATTACTCTAACAACCGGTTCTCGTCCGTGCCGTTGAACATTTCTTCATATCTTCGATCCACTTTCTTCTTACAGCTATCTCGAAATCATCTAATCGGAAATATTCCAACTTCGATCTGTGAGGCCCTCTTTCTTGAAGTCCTTGATCTTTCTTACAACAGGTTTACTGGTTTGATCCCGTCGTGCCTGATAGAAGGCAACGGCCTCCTGCGTGTGTTGAATCTAAGAGGGAACAGATTGCTCCGTGGGACGACATTGCCTAATAATATTAGCCGCGAGTGTCCTCTTCGGACGCTAATTTTGAACAGCAATGGGATCGAAGGGCCGCTACCAAAGTCTTTGGCCAACTGCAGCATGCTCGAGGTGCTGGACTTGGGGAACAATCGGATAGTCGACAGGTTCCCATTTTGGTTGGGGAATCTCTCAATGCTCCAAGTCCTTATCCTTGGCTCCAACAAATTCTATGGCTCTGTCGAACTTCCTCCGCAAG TTGTGGTGATTGACAAAGGGCAGGACGTAACACTTGCAAAGATCTTGACAGCATTTACGATGATCGACCTTTCGAGCAACCAATTCCACGGTGCAATCCCTGAGGTGATCGGGAACCTCCGCTCGTTGCGAGGGCTAAACATGTCGCACAACGCCTTCACCGGAGGAATTCCTTCTGGATTTGGGGGCTTGGCGCAACTCGAGTCTTTGGACCTTTCTTCCAACCGACTCTCGGGGGAGATTCCGGAGAGTTTGACCTCCCTGACCTTCCTCGAGTTGTTGAATCTGTCCTACAACTCTCTAGTGGGGAGGATACCGCAAGGCAATCAATTCTTTGCGTTCCCAAATAGCTCATTTGAGGGGAACGTGGGATTGTGCGGGCGCCCCCTATCGAAACAATGCAATACTGATTCGAGTTCGACGTCTCCTGCACCAGTTTCACCTTCTTCGACATCCAAACACAGGGCTTGGAAACACAGAGTTGAGACGATCTTATTGTTCCTCTTCGTCGGATTAGGATTCGGGGTCGGTTTTGCATCGGTGATCGTGTTCCAAGTGGTTTGCAGAGCTGGAAGAATATGGCTAAACAAGCTTTTCATCAGGCGTTAG
- the LOC109720414 gene encoding uncharacterized protein LOC109720414, protein MMARAPMVEDDYETEEKKQAAADVLYHYSQFVMVCIGGVRPTELRLHLMKELSGMPSSLKKEPFPASSSPDSIGASSSGMAKGEKNKLSS, encoded by the exons ATGATGGCGAGGGCTCCAATGGTGGAGGATGATTACGAG ACTGAAGAGAAAAAGCAAGCTGCTGCTGATGTTCTCTATCACTACTCGCAGTTTGTCATGGTATGCATTGGGGGAGTTCGACCAACTGAGCTCAGGTTGCACCTAATGAAG GAACTTTCAGGAATGCCTTCATCTTTGAAGAAAGAGCCCTTTCCTGCATCTTCTTCTCCCGATTCCATAGGTGCATCATCCTCGGGGATGGCGAAAGGCGAGAAAAACAAACTAAGCTCATAG